A genomic window from Pseudogulbenkiania sp. MAI-1 includes:
- a CDS encoding DUF1289 domain-containing protein: MSESVDSPCVAHCSTALGDNVCRGCFRTFMEVAQWSALMPEDKRRIWGRLEPRRRLGDLAGRLGGTLDLVMLGDEEWALIWYQGFTKLLFRFEADGTLRLSFPEHALATSLGGEDGARLLDQAKRWLADCKPLIGA, encoded by the coding sequence ATGTCCGAATCCGTCGACTCGCCCTGCGTGGCCCACTGCTCTACCGCTCTTGGTGATAATGTTTGCCGGGGTTGCTTCCGGACTTTCATGGAGGTGGCCCAATGGAGTGCCTTGATGCCGGAGGACAAGCGGCGTATCTGGGGGCGTCTGGAACCGCGCAGACGCTTGGGAGACTTGGCCGGGCGGTTGGGGGGCACGTTGGACCTGGTTATGCTGGGTGACGAGGAGTGGGCGTTGATCTGGTACCAGGGGTTTACCAAGTTGCTGTTCCGTTTCGAGGCCGATGGCACCTTGCGGTTGAGCTTTCCGGAACATGCACTGGCAACCAGTCTGGGCGGGGAAGATGGAGCCCGACTTCTGGATCAGGCCAAGCGCTGGCTGGCCGATTGCAAGCCGTTGATTGGTGCTTGA
- a CDS encoding methyl-accepting chemotaxis protein, whose product MEWFWSMYSWTEKTFWNSLTKKLCSFFFISAFQLGMVGYIYFVLEDIRVIHKTHTVSAEILSLVEARVDSAIFWTLILWGACLLFIAFMVWYLRYLIVRPLKMTISIFNEIGAGEGDLSREIPAITHDEIRELSVSYNRFLAKMREIISNVRLMTVRIAMDSARTRKNIHESLESARQQDDFATKVCDASNQTTSGINQVTEQTQVISATTLSNLDVARVSFDELKSVADRIYDISTKVGHFNQTVDYLSQRSASIKTIVELIKEISDQTNLLALNAAIEAARAGESGRGFAVVADEVRKLAERVKTATDEISGNIDGMLSLVAETQAETNEISSDTQLAREVVSKASQQFGRMMGDFEQTAGSLRGIAETMETFAQTNREVNQHVAQIHELSLNASKRLRHTEEVAEVLSGAAEQVQDLVSRFIIGEGVFDKALNNARQTRDELQQVLSRAANEGVNLFDQQYRPIPGVTPPKYHTSYDNKLESILQPIYDRAVQDSKGGRFCVMVDSNGYAPTHNSFYSRPVTGDLEKDLVSSRDKRIFNDKAGLRSARNTQPMLLQTYVRDTGEVLSEIALPVTVQGRHWGALRLGFDPNDMLAATSN is encoded by the coding sequence ATGGAGTGGTTTTGGAGTATGTACTCTTGGACGGAAAAGACGTTCTGGAACAGCCTGACCAAGAAGTTGTGCAGCTTCTTCTTTATCAGTGCGTTTCAGTTGGGGATGGTCGGCTATATCTACTTCGTTCTGGAGGATATCCGCGTCATTCACAAGACCCACACCGTTTCTGCCGAGATACTGTCCCTCGTGGAGGCGCGGGTCGACAGCGCCATTTTTTGGACGCTGATTCTGTGGGGTGCCTGCCTACTCTTCATTGCCTTCATGGTCTGGTATCTGCGCTACCTGATCGTGCGCCCACTCAAAATGACCATTTCCATCTTCAATGAGATCGGGGCGGGCGAGGGCGATTTGTCGCGGGAAATTCCGGCCATCACCCATGATGAGATCCGCGAGCTTTCCGTGTCCTACAATCGCTTTCTGGCCAAGATGAGAGAGATCATCAGCAATGTCAGACTGATGACGGTCCGGATTGCCATGGATTCTGCCCGGACCCGCAAGAACATCCACGAGTCGCTGGAAAGCGCCCGCCAGCAGGATGATTTTGCCACCAAGGTCTGCGACGCCAGCAATCAGACGACATCCGGCATCAATCAGGTAACCGAGCAGACCCAGGTCATTTCTGCCACCACGCTCAGTAATCTGGATGTCGCCAGGGTCTCTTTTGATGAGCTCAAATCGGTCGCCGATCGTATCTACGATATCAGCACCAAGGTCGGACATTTCAACCAGACCGTGGATTATCTGAGTCAACGCTCCGCCAGCATCAAGACCATCGTCGAACTGATCAAGGAAATTTCCGACCAGACCAATTTGCTGGCGCTCAATGCGGCCATCGAGGCTGCCCGGGCCGGGGAGTCGGGGCGAGGGTTTGCCGTGGTCGCGGATGAGGTACGCAAGTTGGCCGAAAGAGTCAAAACGGCCACCGATGAGATTTCCGGTAATATCGATGGCATGCTGAGCCTGGTGGCGGAAACCCAGGCGGAGACCAATGAAATCAGCAGCGATACCCAGTTGGCCCGAGAGGTCGTCTCCAAGGCGTCGCAGCAGTTTGGCAGAATGATGGGAGACTTCGAGCAAACCGCGGGTAGTTTGCGTGGCATTGCCGAGACGATGGAAACCTTCGCTCAGACCAACCGCGAAGTGAATCAGCACGTGGCGCAAATCCACGAACTGAGCCTGAATGCCTCCAAGCGTCTGCGTCACACCGAAGAGGTGGCCGAAGTGTTGTCCGGTGCTGCCGAGCAGGTGCAGGATCTGGTTTCCCGCTTCATTATCGGTGAGGGGGTGTTTGACAAGGCCCTGAACAATGCGCGGCAGACCAGGGATGAATTGCAGCAGGTGCTGAGCAGGGCGGCGAACGAGGGTGTAAATCTGTTCGATCAACAGTACCGGCCCATTCCCGGGGTTACGCCGCCCAAATACCATACGAGCTATGACAACAAGTTGGAGTCCATTCTGCAGCCTATCTATGATCGGGCCGTTCAGGATTCCAAGGGTGGGCGGTTCTGTGTGATGGTCGATAGCAATGGTTATGCGCCGACGCACAACAGCTTCTATTCCCGGCCCGTGACCGGCGATCTGGAAAAAGACCTGGTTTCAAGCCGTGACAAACGTATTTTCAACGATAAGGCCGGCTTGCGTTCGGCTAGAAATACCCAGCCAATGCTGCTGCAAACTTATGTGCGCGATACCGGTGAGGTGTTGTCTGAAATCGCTTTGCCGGTGACAGTGCAAGGGCGCCATTGGGGGGCGTTACGCTTGGGGTTCGATCCGAACGACATGTTGGCGGCAACGAGCAATTGA
- the pheT gene encoding phenylalanine--tRNA ligase subunit beta produces MQFSEQWLRSWVNPSLNTDELSYLLTMAGLEVEEVNAAAPAFSGVVIAEVKEVVKHENADRLRVTKVDAGTGELIQIVCGAPNVAVGLKVPCALPGAVLPGDFKIKPTKMRGVESGGMLCSGKELGVPDEADGLLVLPADAPVGMSIRDYLALDDSLFTLKITPNRADCLSIKGLAREVAALTDSALQAVAITPVVPAHDQTVPVRIDAPQGCGRYIGRVVKGVNAAAPTPDWMKRRLERSGLRSISAIVDVTNYILLELGQPMHAFDLAKLDGAINVRMARAGEKLVCLNEQEVELAENLLVIADDAKPLAIAGIMGGLESGVTTASQDVFLESAFFAPEMIAGKARELGFGSDSSYRFERGVDFQQQRDAIERATALIIEICGGEAGPLTEALGQLPQRQAVAVRSARVNKVLGLELASEAIAGIFTRLGLNFDTTAEGFAVAAPVFRFDIAIEEDLIEEVARVYGYDAIPSDAPRSRMKMLPLPETRRPREQIRQQLAARDYQEVVTYAFVDERWERDFAGNADPVKLINPIAAQMSVMRSTLLGGLVDVLVGNVNRKQPRVRVFEVARTFHKSAEGFAQPEKIAGLAWGSRLPEQWGAKTERVDFFDVKADVEALLHPHQAEFRKAAHPACHPGRCAEIFLAGQLVGVIGELHPQWVQQYDLPSAPVVFELEYAVVEAQRHVKARQVSKFQPVRRDLALVVDEEVEVGAMLASFRQAASEIVSEIALFDVYRGKGIPEGKKSLAFRILLQDQTKTLTDTEVEEVVSVLLEAVSANHGATLRL; encoded by the coding sequence ATGCAATTTTCCGAACAGTGGCTGCGTAGCTGGGTCAATCCGTCCCTGAATACCGACGAGCTTTCCTACCTGTTGACCATGGCCGGCCTCGAGGTCGAGGAGGTCAATGCCGCGGCACCGGCCTTCAGTGGCGTGGTGATCGCCGAGGTCAAGGAAGTCGTCAAGCACGAGAACGCCGACCGCCTGCGTGTGACCAAGGTAGACGCCGGCACCGGTGAGCTGATCCAGATCGTCTGCGGCGCGCCGAACGTCGCCGTCGGCTTGAAAGTGCCGTGCGCCTTGCCGGGCGCCGTGTTGCCGGGTGATTTCAAGATCAAGCCGACCAAGATGCGCGGCGTCGAGTCCGGCGGCATGCTGTGTTCCGGCAAGGAACTGGGGGTGCCGGACGAGGCCGACGGCCTGCTGGTGCTGCCGGCCGATGCGCCGGTCGGCATGAGCATCCGCGACTACCTGGCGCTGGACGACAGCCTGTTTACCCTCAAGATCACCCCGAACCGGGCCGATTGCCTGTCGATCAAAGGCCTGGCCCGCGAGGTGGCGGCGCTGACCGACAGCGCCTTGCAGGCGGTGGCGATCACCCCGGTGGTGCCCGCGCATGACCAGACCGTGCCAGTACGCATCGACGCCCCGCAAGGCTGCGGCCGTTACATCGGCCGCGTGGTGAAAGGGGTCAACGCTGCCGCGCCGACACCAGACTGGATGAAGCGCCGCCTGGAGCGTTCTGGTCTGCGTTCGATCTCGGCCATCGTCGACGTCACCAATTACATCCTGCTGGAACTCGGCCAGCCGATGCACGCCTTCGATCTGGCCAAGCTGGATGGCGCCATCAACGTGCGCATGGCCCGCGCCGGCGAGAAGCTGGTTTGCCTTAACGAGCAGGAAGTCGAGCTGGCCGAGAATCTGCTGGTGATCGCCGACGACGCCAAGCCTCTGGCCATCGCCGGCATCATGGGCGGCCTGGAGAGCGGTGTCACGACGGCTTCGCAGGATGTATTTCTCGAGAGCGCGTTCTTTGCGCCGGAGATGATCGCCGGCAAGGCGCGCGAGCTGGGCTTCGGTTCCGATTCGTCCTACCGTTTCGAACGCGGGGTGGACTTCCAGCAGCAGCGTGATGCCATCGAGCGTGCCACCGCGTTGATCATCGAGATCTGCGGTGGCGAGGCCGGTCCGCTGACCGAGGCGCTGGGCCAGCTGCCGCAGCGCCAGGCCGTGGCGGTGCGCAGTGCGCGCGTCAACAAGGTCCTTGGCCTGGAACTGGCGTCCGAGGCCATCGCCGGTATCTTCACCCGCTTGGGGTTGAACTTCGATACCACCGCCGAGGGTTTTGCCGTCGCCGCCCCGGTGTTCCGCTTCGATATCGCGATCGAAGAAGATCTGATCGAGGAAGTGGCTCGTGTCTACGGCTACGATGCGATTCCGTCCGACGCCCCGCGCTCGCGCATGAAGATGCTGCCTCTGCCGGAAACGCGCCGGCCGCGCGAACAGATCCGTCAGCAACTGGCGGCCCGCGATTATCAGGAAGTCGTCACTTACGCCTTCGTCGACGAGCGGTGGGAGCGCGACTTCGCCGGGAACGCCGATCCGGTCAAGCTGATCAACCCGATCGCGGCCCAGATGAGCGTGATGCGTTCGACCCTGCTGGGTGGCCTGGTCGACGTGCTGGTCGGCAACGTCAACCGCAAGCAGCCGCGCGTGCGGGTGTTCGAAGTGGCCCGGACTTTCCACAAATCGGCCGAGGGCTTCGCCCAGCCGGAAAAGATCGCCGGCCTTGCCTGGGGTTCCCGCCTACCTGAGCAGTGGGGGGCCAAGACCGAGCGGGTGGACTTCTTCGACGTCAAGGCCGACGTCGAAGCGCTGCTTCATCCGCATCAGGCCGAGTTCCGCAAGGCGGCTCACCCTGCCTGCCACCCGGGCCGCTGCGCCGAAATCTTCCTGGCCGGCCAACTGGTCGGGGTTATCGGTGAACTGCACCCGCAGTGGGTGCAGCAGTATGATCTGCCTTCCGCCCCGGTTGTGTTCGAACTGGAATACGCCGTCGTGGAAGCCCAGCGTCACGTCAAGGCGCGCCAGGTCAGCAAGTTCCAACCGGTGCGCCGCGACCTGGCGCTGGTAGTGGATGAAGAGGTGGAAGTCGGCGCCATGCTGGCCAGTTTCCGTCAGGCGGCATCCGAGATCGTCAGCGAAATAGCGCTGTTCGACGTCTACCGTGGTAAGGGGATACCGGAAGGCAAGAAGAGCCTGGCTTTCCGCATCCTGCTGCAGGATCAGACCAAGACGCTGACCGATACCGAGGTGGAAGAGGTGGTGAGCGTCCTGCTCGAGGCGGTCTCGGCCAACCATGGGGCGACCTTGCGCCTCTGA
- the mscL gene encoding large conductance mechanosensitive channel protein MscL, whose product MRLAKEFKEFAMKGNVIDLAIGVVIGGAFGAIVKSLVDDVIMPPIGLILGNIDFSNFFVVLKEGSKQAGPYVSLAAAKAAGAVTLNIGLFINALVSFGIIAFAIFMLVKSINRLKREEAPASPPPAQVKECPYCLSSIPSKATRCPHCTSELG is encoded by the coding sequence ATGCGTCTTGCCAAGGAATTCAAAGAATTCGCAATGAAGGGCAATGTCATTGACCTCGCCATCGGCGTGGTTATCGGCGGCGCATTCGGCGCCATAGTCAAATCCCTTGTCGACGACGTCATCATGCCGCCCATTGGCCTGATTTTAGGCAACATCGACTTTTCCAACTTCTTTGTCGTACTAAAAGAAGGCAGCAAACAGGCTGGGCCTTATGTCTCACTGGCAGCCGCCAAGGCTGCCGGAGCCGTCACTCTCAACATCGGCTTGTTCATCAATGCTCTGGTTAGTTTCGGCATCATTGCCTTTGCCATTTTCATGCTGGTCAAATCCATCAACCGCCTAAAACGAGAGGAAGCTCCCGCCTCCCCTCCCCCTGCGCAAGTCAAAGAGTGCCCCTACTGTCTCTCCAGCATTCCGAGCAAAGCCACTCGCTGCCCGCATTGCACGTCCGAGTTGGGCTAG
- a CDS encoding MerR family transcriptional regulator, translating to MPITEAELPPIPPKRYFTIGEVSELTGVKPHVLRYWEQEFSQLRQVKRRGNRRYYQHHEVLLVRRIRGLLYDDGFTIHGARLRLGQEDAGPAPLTAQAVRAELESILEWLNGGIGKS from the coding sequence ATGCCAATAACTGAGGCTGAACTGCCGCCGATTCCGCCAAAACGGTATTTCACGATTGGCGAAGTCAGCGAACTGACCGGTGTCAAGCCGCATGTGCTGCGTTACTGGGAGCAAGAGTTTTCCCAGCTGCGCCAGGTCAAGCGGCGCGGCAACCGCCGCTACTACCAGCATCACGAAGTCTTGCTGGTGCGTCGCATCCGCGGTCTGCTCTACGACGACGGTTTCACCATTCATGGTGCGCGTTTGCGTCTGGGCCAGGAAGATGCCGGCCCCGCGCCGCTGACCGCACAGGCAGTCAGGGCCGAGCTGGAATCCATTTTGGAATGGTTGAACGGCGGGATTGGCAAGTCGTAA
- a CDS encoding methyltransferase, which translates to MKQNSAEPDFWDVRYASGAMPWDSADIPEVFRHFAEARGAACRVLLPGCGSAHEVQQLLKLRCQVDAIDFSAEAVARAKASLGEDAGCVRQADFFLLPERQDYDWVYERAFFCALPLSSREAYARKMAALLRPGGVLAGFFFLADKPKGPPFGASLGELQQRFGPWFDLLDIRKIEETLPVFAGGEYWLTWQRR; encoded by the coding sequence ATGAAACAGAATAGTGCGGAACCCGATTTCTGGGATGTGCGCTACGCCAGCGGCGCCATGCCGTGGGATTCGGCGGATATTCCGGAGGTGTTCCGGCATTTTGCCGAGGCCAGAGGTGCTGCCTGCCGGGTGCTGCTGCCGGGATGCGGTAGTGCCCATGAGGTGCAACAGTTGCTCAAGCTGAGGTGCCAGGTCGATGCGATCGACTTTAGCGCAGAGGCCGTCGCCCGCGCGAAAGCGAGTCTCGGTGAGGATGCCGGCTGTGTGCGGCAGGCCGATTTTTTCTTGTTGCCGGAGCGGCAAGACTACGACTGGGTGTACGAGCGTGCCTTCTTCTGCGCCTTGCCCTTGAGCAGCCGGGAGGCGTATGCGCGCAAGATGGCCGCGCTGCTTCGTCCGGGCGGAGTGCTGGCCGGTTTTTTCTTTCTGGCAGACAAACCCAAGGGGCCTCCGTTCGGTGCGTCGCTGGGAGAACTGCAGCAGCGGTTTGGGCCATGGTTCGACTTGCTCGACATCCGCAAGATCGAGGAGACATTGCCGGTTTTTGCTGGAGGCGAGTATTGGCTGACTTGGCAGCGCCGGTGA
- a CDS encoding TMEM165/GDT1 family protein has translation MEALLLSSGVVALAEIGDKTQLLALLLAARYRKPIPIILGILIATLFNHAAAALVGQWVTNHIGAETMRWILGASFLGMAVWIMIPDKIDDDTRLFERLGIFGATFIAFFLAEMGDKTQIATVALAARFDSLASVVVGTTIGMLLANVPAVLFGEMVARRIPTRTVHGAAAILFAGIGLITLLLPLQ, from the coding sequence ATGGAAGCCCTGCTTCTCTCTTCTGGCGTCGTGGCCCTCGCCGAAATCGGCGATAAAACACAATTACTCGCCCTGCTGCTCGCCGCCCGCTACCGCAAACCCATCCCCATCATTCTGGGCATCTTGATCGCCACGCTTTTCAACCATGCCGCTGCCGCATTGGTCGGACAGTGGGTAACCAATCACATCGGTGCCGAAACCATGCGCTGGATTCTAGGCGCCTCATTCCTCGGCATGGCCGTCTGGATCATGATTCCGGACAAGATCGATGACGATACCCGACTGTTTGAACGGCTGGGTATATTCGGCGCCACTTTCATTGCCTTCTTTCTGGCCGAGATGGGAGACAAAACGCAAATCGCCACCGTCGCCTTGGCCGCTCGTTTCGATTCACTCGCCAGCGTCGTGGTCGGAACGACCATCGGCATGCTGCTTGCCAACGTCCCGGCCGTGCTATTCGGTGAAATGGTGGCGCGTAGAATTCCCACTCGCACGGTACATGGTGCGGCGGCGATCCTGTTTGCCGGCATCGGGCTCATAACGCTGCTGCTGCCGCTGCAATAA
- a CDS encoding folate-binding protein YgfZ, with product MEEDVMSELSSDVSDQYMQQLEALRNGDALCSMSHFAVIRVSGNDAHSFLQGQLSSDLREVSESHSQYSTYSNAKGRVLGNFLIWQFRGDYFLLLSADIAEALCRRLGMFVLRSQVKLQLVTDQWLLAGVKGKRAEEALKAVFNGVPERPHDVIAGESGGVIRLPAGSLLLFYEKPAASAIEQKLASSCYRVDNEAWSLLDIAAGIPWVTAATQEQFVPQMINMDVLGGISFKKGCYPGQEIVARTQYLGKVKRRLFHVELPVEAKPGDALYSPATGEQAIGMVVNVGLEENARLVALAVAQISGWETGLFLEKEHKNALKNLSLPYVVD from the coding sequence ATGGAAGAGGACGTGATGAGCGAATTAAGCTCTGATGTATCTGATCAATACATGCAACAACTTGAGGCCCTGCGTAATGGGGACGCCCTGTGCTCGATGAGCCATTTTGCGGTGATTAGAGTGAGTGGCAATGATGCCCACAGCTTTCTGCAGGGGCAGCTGTCGAGCGATCTGAGAGAGGTTTCGGAGTCGCACAGCCAGTACAGCACTTATTCCAATGCCAAGGGCAGGGTGTTGGGGAACTTCCTGATCTGGCAGTTCCGCGGAGATTATTTCTTGCTGCTCTCGGCCGATATCGCCGAGGCCTTATGCCGCCGCTTGGGCATGTTTGTTCTTCGGTCTCAGGTAAAGCTTCAACTGGTGACTGATCAGTGGTTGCTCGCCGGGGTCAAGGGAAAGCGTGCCGAAGAGGCATTGAAGGCGGTGTTCAATGGCGTGCCAGAGCGCCCGCATGATGTGATTGCCGGCGAGTCGGGAGGGGTGATCCGGTTGCCTGCGGGATCTTTGCTGTTGTTCTATGAAAAGCCAGCCGCATCGGCAATCGAGCAGAAACTGGCGTCGTCATGTTATCGGGTCGATAACGAGGCATGGTCGCTTCTGGATATTGCCGCTGGCATTCCATGGGTTACCGCGGCAACTCAGGAACAGTTTGTGCCCCAAATGATCAATATGGATGTGTTGGGCGGAATAAGCTTCAAGAAGGGGTGTTACCCTGGCCAGGAAATCGTTGCCAGAACCCAATATCTGGGGAAGGTGAAACGGCGTCTTTTCCATGTCGAATTGCCGGTTGAAGCAAAACCCGGTGATGCCTTGTATAGCCCCGCAACAGGGGAGCAGGCAATTGGAATGGTGGTGAACGTCGGGCTGGAAGAAAATGCCAGATTGGTCGCGCTTGCCGTCGCACAGATTTCTGGTTGGGAGACGGGGCTCTTTCTCGAGAAGGAGCATAAAAATGCGCTTAAGAACTTGAGCCTTCCTTACGTTGTCGACTAA
- a CDS encoding integration host factor subunit alpha, whose amino-acid sequence MTLTKAELADLLFDKVGLNKREAKDMVESFFEEIRQALESGDSVKLSGFGNFQLRDKPQRPGRNPKTGEEIPITARRVVTFHASQKLKGMVEQHHANN is encoded by the coding sequence ATGACTTTGACGAAAGCGGAGTTGGCCGACTTGTTGTTTGACAAGGTCGGGCTGAACAAGCGTGAAGCCAAGGACATGGTCGAATCTTTCTTCGAAGAGATCCGCCAGGCGCTGGAATCCGGCGATAGCGTCAAGCTGTCCGGCTTTGGCAATTTCCAGCTACGCGACAAGCCTCAACGGCCGGGGCGTAACCCCAAGACCGGGGAGGAAATTCCCATCACCGCTCGCCGGGTGGTGACTTTCCATGCAAGTCAGAAACTCAAGGGAATGGTCGAGCAACATCATGCCAATAACTGA
- a CDS encoding H-NS family nucleoid-associated regulatory protein produces MDLSNLSFADLLSLRNDLDSEIKRREQEEKAKAKKQIVELARAYGLSVEEVLGKVGSARKPVEAKYCHPQNPELTWTGRGRKPLWVQELLSTGKTLDDLAI; encoded by the coding sequence ATGGATCTTTCCAATCTGAGCTTTGCCGATCTGCTTTCCCTGAGGAATGATCTCGATAGCGAGATTAAGCGTCGCGAGCAAGAAGAAAAAGCGAAAGCCAAGAAACAGATTGTAGAGCTTGCCCGTGCCTATGGATTAAGCGTCGAAGAGGTTCTGGGCAAGGTCGGCTCGGCGCGCAAACCGGTGGAAGCCAAGTACTGCCATCCGCAAAACCCGGAGTTGACCTGGACCGGCCGTGGCCGCAAGCCCTTGTGGGTTCAGGAGTTGCTGTCCACCGGCAAAACGCTTGACGATCTGGCCATTTGA